A genome region from Scleropages formosus chromosome 6, fSclFor1.1, whole genome shotgun sequence includes the following:
- the ska1 gene encoding SKA complex subunit 1, producing the protein MMASGELEELIQHLNDKISLTRRVLELRTIAKDADKRKILLKTGQDIVATNGLLNQLEALIERQRNNLSCLKELEEFFLEDLRDGQHLKDNPPPHLPRKGHHTAHSVAPSQGEAKQAQDARDKDPPPKAQRNLIREMEYITTQEFDSIPQYMKGRVTYSQLNAAVQSINTAVKGKYSILHQPTKTMSSAARKLYQRFKDEETKDTKGQFFVVEEDLHEFTQLKTDKRFQSMLSMLRHCQRLRELRGGGLTRYVLL; encoded by the exons ATGATGGCCTCCGGTGAGCTGGAGGAACTTATCCAACATCTTAATGACAAGATCTCATTGACCAGGAGAGTCCTGGAACTGCGCACCATTG CGAAGGATGCAGACAAGAGGAAAATCCTCCTAAAGACAGGGCAAGACATTGTGGCCACCAATGGGCTCCTGAACCAGCTAGAGGCACTCATTGAGCGGCAGAGGAACAATCTGTCCTGCTTGAAG GAGCTTGAGGAGTTTTTCCTCGAGGACTTACGAGATGGACAGCACCTCAAGGACAACCCTCCACCGCACCTGCCTAGAAAGGGTCATCATACAGCTCA CAGCGTAGCTCCATCTCAAGGTGAGGCGAAACAGGCACAGGACGCTCGGGACAAGGACCCACCCCCGAAGGCTCAACGCAACCTGATACGAGAGATGGAGTACATCACCACACAGGAGTTTGACAGCATCCCACA GTATATGAAGGGCCGTGTGACATACAGTCAGCTGAACGCAGCCGTCCAGAGCATCAACACAGCCGTCAAGGGGAAGTACAGCATCCTGCACCAGCCGACCAAGACAATGAGCAGTGCTGCACGCAAGCTGTACCAGCGCTTCAAGGATGAGGAGACCAAGGACACGAAAG GCCAATTCTTCGTGGTGGAGGAGGACCTCCATGAGTTCACACAGCTGAAGACGGACAAGCGATTCCAGAGCATGCTGAGCATGTTGCGCCACTGCCAGAGGCTGCGGGAGCTGCGAGGGGGTGGCTTGACACGCTACGTCCTGTTGTGA
- the ggcx gene encoding vitamin K-dependent gamma-carboxylase, translating into MEAEVRGATAAAGGSSVQPSKRQRKAAARGGERTRGTTLAPGTKPAAESWMKRIFGFEKEDLSSWERLVCLLNRPTDPASLGVFRFLFGLLMALDVTQERGLSHLDYKYLDGAPLCRFPLFNFLEPLPMDWMYFVYLVMFLGAIGIMLGFFYRFSCLMFISTYWYVFFLDKTAWNNHSYLYGLIGFQLTLMDANRYWSIDGLRNPKKRNAHVPLWNYTVVRAQIFIVYFIAGVKKLDADWVEGYSMQYLAHHWLFDPFKLILPVELVSLLVVHGGGLVLDLTAGYLLFFDATRPVAMVFVSYFHCMNSQLFSIGMFAYTMLATSPLFCYPDWPRRFFRHFPACLGVFLPPAAPLPQPSTSCVYPPTPPGDPKDSPGTPKPTKPGRRHTLGALFTFLYVAEQLFLPYSHFITQGYNNWTNGLYGYSWDMMVHSRSHQHVKITYRDGKTGDIGYLNPGVFTQSRRWKDHGDMLKQYATCLSRHLPRYNITDPEIYFDIWVSINERFQQRIFDPRVDIVKAEWSPFRPNPWLMPLLVDLSPWRVKFSEIEGTLDNQTEVVFIADFPGLHLENYVSGDLGNTSVQVLQGQVNVEIVEEKVNYTLHPGDKMKLPGGAYHKVYTVSEGPSCYMYIYVNTTEAALQRNFTHLLELQEKIRNGTETEPLPPELQPLITGLEDDDSEGNVSDPVLRVFLRRQRRMKERKERREASLPQRIERFVVKKYYMLRRGFLMTAIAMRNLAVGPPPLEQLTQEVAYANMKEPDSKASLDDSLQAEVGHGEL; encoded by the exons ATGGAGGCGGAGGTGCGCGGcgccacagcagcagcag GTGGGTCTTCTGTTCAGCCCTCTAAGCGGCAGAGGAAGGCGGCAGCGAGGGGAGGCGAAAGGACACGGGGAACGACGCTGGCACCGGGGACCAAACCTGCCGCAGAGAGCTGGATGAAGCGCATTTTTGGGTTTGAGAAGGAGGACCTGTCTTCCTGGGAGAGGCTCGTCTGTCTCCTTAACCGGCCCACGGACCCGGCCTCGCTGGGGGTCTTCCGCTTCCTCTTTG GCCTGCTAATGGCTTTGGACGTTACCCAAGAGCGCGGCCTCAGTCACCTGGACTACAAGTACCTGGATGGTGCACCTCTGTGTCGCTTTCCCCTCTTCAATTTCCTGGAGCCGCTGCCCATGGACTGGATGTACTTTGTTTATTTGGTCATGTTCCTCG GAGCCATCGGCATTATGCTGGGCTTCTTCTACCGCTTCTCTTGCCTGATGTTCATCTCCACCTACTGGTACGTCTTCTTCCTGGACAAGACGGCCTGGAACAACCACTCATACCTCTATGGTCTCATCGGGTTCCAGCTGACGCTTATGGATGCCAACAGATACTG GTCTATAGATGGGTTACGAAACCCTAAGAAGAGGAATGCCCATGTGCCATTGTGGAACTACACAGTCGTTCGGGCACAG ATTTTCATTGTGTACTTCATTGCTGGGGTAAAGAAGCTGGATGCTGATTGGGTGGAGGGATACTCCATGCAGTACCTGGCTCACCACTGGCTCTTTGATCCTTTCAA GCTGATCCTCCCAGTGGAACTGGTCAGTCTGCTGGTGGTCCACGGCGGTGGGCTGGTGCTGGACCTTACTGCCGGTTACCTGCTTTTCTTTGATGCCACACGGCCCGTGGCCATGGTCTTCGTCAGTTACTTCCACTGCATGAACTCCCAGCTGTTCAGCATCG GCATGTTCGCCTACACTATGCTGGCCACCTCCCCCCTCTTCTGTTACCCTGACTGGCCGAGGCGCTTCTTTCgccatttcccagcatgccttggaGTCTTCTTGCCACCCGCGGCGCCCCTCCCTCAGCCTAGCACTTCTTGTGTGTATCCCCCGACCCCGCCCGGGGACCCTAAGGATTCGCCGGGGACCCCCAAGCCCACGAAACCAGGGCGGAGACACACGCTGGGAGCGCTGTTCACCTTCCTCTACGTGGCTGAGCAGTTATTCCTGCCGTATTCCCACTTCATCACGCAG GGCTACAACAACTGGACAAACGGCCTGTACGGTTACTCTTGGGACATGATGGTCCATTCGCGGTCGCACCAGCATGTGAAGATCACCTACCGAGACGGCAAGACCGGAGACATCGGGTACCTTAACCCTGGG GTGTTCACGCAGAGCCGACGCTGGAAGGACCACGGCGATATGTTGAAGCAGTACGCCACCTGCCTGAGCCGCCACCTGCCGCGCTACAACATCACCGATCCCGAGATCTACTTTGACATCTGGGTCTCCATCAACGAGCGCTTCCAGCAGAG GATCTTTGATCCCCGTGTTGATATTGTAAAAGCTGAATGGTCGCCATTCCGCCCGAACCCCTGGCTGATGCCCCTCCTGGTGGACCTCTCTCCCTGGAGGGTCAAGTTCTCGGAGATCGAGGGGACGTTAGACAACCAGACTGAGGTGGTCTTCATTGCCGACTTCCCAG GCCTCCACCTGGAGAACTATGTGAGTGGagacctgggcaacaccagCGTGCAGGTACTGCAGGGCCAGGTGAATGTGGAGATAGTGGAAGAGAAGGTGAACTACACCCTACACCCTGGGGATAAGATGAAG CTGCCCGGAGGGGCGTACCACAAAGTGTACACGGTATCGGAAGGGCCGTCCTGCTACATGTACATCTATGTGAACACCACAGAGGCAGCGCTGCAGAGGAACTTCACCCATCTTCTTGAGCTGCAGGAGAAGATTCGCAACGGCACGG AGACAGAACCGCTGCCACCTGAGCTACAGCCTCTCATCACCGGGCTGGAAGACGACGACTCCGAGGGCAACGTGAGCGATCCAGTGCTGCGGGTGTTTCTGCGACGCCAGCGGCGAatgaaggagaggaaggagcgCCGGGAGGCATCGCTGCCGCAGCGCATAGAGCGATTCGTTGTTAAGAAGTATTACATGTTGCGCCGGGG TTTCCTGATGACGGCCATTGCTATGCGCAATCTGGCAGTGGGACCACCTCCCTTGGAGCAACTGACGCAGGAAGTGGCTTATGCCAACATGAAGGAGCCTGATTCCAAGGCCAGCCTGGATGACAGCCTCCAGGCTGAGGTTGGCCACGGGGAGCTTTGA
- the LOC108932678 gene encoding carcinoembryonic antigen-related cell adhesion molecule 5-like, whose protein sequence is MEDPAISCAALLLISLSVAVADLRGNSDSFVSSAWEEMSTPSGPGDVVLLGPNTVVVGNNYDFTCQAVCNPPCNFTWLFNGVLVASSVSQVSMRPATFNDNGVLACQAQNTVTFTLKAVFKVIRVTDPNNSVSLQPAVQHPPNVEEPYSLKCVTTGNATAALWVKNQIELTDQSGGVQILQQKTVLSFDSLTIFDNAIYQCVAVMDNWQLLSEPFILRVNYGPQKPIVQGMNVLLPGMEQSFRCYFDCHPDCNCTWYLGHQVFWHGSQVRVRLANITNSSILTCEASNPVTGLSNSVSTMLLVPNGPENAIITGPSDMIAGRSYVFKCSAHSYPPSNYTWYLNSREVAQGDVYKISSTRLDGNATLECTAHNALTRLSAKNSTMLKIINEATSFKFSSTTLVAPLTLLLLQLLPLTS, encoded by the exons ATGGAGGACCCTGCCATCTCCtgtgctgctctcctcctcatTTCTCTGTCTGTCG CTGTTGCTGACCTGAGAGGCAACTCCGACAGCTTCGTCAGCTCCGCCTGGGAGGAAATGTCAACTCCCT CTGGACCAGGTGATGTTGTCTTGCTGGGACCAAACACCGTGGTAGTTGGAAACAACTACGACTTCACGTGCCAGGCAGTCTGTAACCCGCCGTGTAATTTCACCTGGCTCTTCAATGGCGTCCTCGTGGCCAGTAGTGTGAGCCAAGTGTCTATGCGTCCAGCCACCTTCAACGATAACGGGGTCTTAGCCTGCCAGGCGCAGAACACGGTCACCTTCACGCTGAAGGCAGTCTTCAAAGTGATCAGAGTCACAG ACCCCAACAACAGTGTGTCGCTGCAACCTGCTGTACAGCACCCACCGAATGTAGAGGAACCCTACAGCTTAAAATGTGTCACCACGGGAAATGCCACTGCTGCTTTGTGGGTGAAGAACCAAATAGAACTCACAGACCAGTCGGGAGGGGTCCAGATATTACAACAAAAGACTGTCCTCTCTTTTGACTCGTTGACAATATTTGACAACGCCATCTACCAGTGCGTCGCCGTCATGGACAACTGGCAACTGTTAAGTGAGCCCTTCATTCTCAGAGTGAACT ACGGACCGCAGAAGCCCATCGTCCAAGGCATGAATGTGCTGCTGCCAGGGATGGAACAGTCATTCCGGTGCTATTTTGACTGCCACCCGGATTGTAACTGCACCTGGTACCTGGGCCACCAGGTGTTCTGGCATGGCAGCCAAGTGAGAGTACGGCTGGCGAACATTACGAATAGCAGCATCCTCACCTGTGAGGCCAGCAATCCTGTGACGGGTCTTTCCAACAGTGTGTCCACCATGCTCTTGGTTCCAA atgggCCAGAGAACGCAATTATCACTGGACCTTCTGACATGATCGCGGGACGCAGCTATGTATTTAAGTGCAGCGCACATTCTTACCCTCCCAGCAACTATACTTGGTACCTGAATTCCAGAGAGGTGGCTCAGGGGGACGTGTACAAGATCAGCTCAACCAGACTGGATGGTAATGCCACCCTGGAGTGTACGGCACACAATGCACTGACTCGACTCAGTGCTAAAAATTCCACTATGCTGAAAATCATAAACG AGGCAACCTCCTTCAAGTTCAGTAGCACCACCCTGGTGGCTCCACTCACTCTTCTGCTACTGCAGCTTCTCCCTCTGACTTCTTAG